One Oryzias latipes chromosome 21, ASM223467v1 genomic window, tggtaACGATTTAGATTTGTAAGTACTATCGTACAATATTGCGTTATTTTTGCTgttataaacaaaaatgttaatggGCGGGGTTTATACATGTAACTGTTTATGATTGGTCAGTGAGTGTTTACATGGTTACAGCACTTTCAAATcatcataaatatttaaaataaatacttcactaatactaataaatacttcagCATATGGTATATTTATCTAAGATACCTGTCCACAATACAAATAGTTTGCATTAAAAAGTATGTTTAAGCTTTGGAAGCTGCAAAACAAAGTCAGATGTAGTTCTGGGAAACGGCCAGCAGGTGGCGCGCTGAGCTCATTCTTTAGGACTGCGGGCAAAAAACGATGTAATCCTCCGACTATAAGCAATGCAGATTTGTCCTGTGTAAAAACATACATATTTCTCAATTACTGCATACTGTTGGTTTAGCTTCTTTAGGTATATTCAAAGGGCATTTTGTGACTATCATTGATAGCAAATGTAAAGgggtggggctctgggaatAGTAGTTTCAgtcaggaaaaaatatatttttaactcCTGCCTGACAGAAATTACAGGCAGTGATTTAGTAGAAATTTATAATTTTCTAATGTAAATtcatggttgtttttttgggaGGTGGGTGGTACctgaaaaataatcatttaaaaaaaatattaatacaaatattttaaaatctttgttcttagaaaaaaaaagttatttgtttttatttgcttaatTTACTATTCTCAAAAATcgtattttaccatttttttccagtttgttttagtctttttgatAGCAACACTGCACATTAACAACTAAATTTAGTATCAGATGCAAACCTGCTAGAATattgctaaaaacaaaaaaagaacaatttctaGTCAAGTCACCGGGCAGATATCAGAAGTCACTGTTTTTGAATAGCAAAACTAggaagttttcaaaataaataaatagtaaaaaaaaaaaagatagtaaTAAATACAGCATGTTTTAGCCTCAGTTTGACATTTATTGATGAGCTGGAATCTCATCAGTTTAAATGTTAGAgcgattttgctgtttttaacacgttcttgtggcgtttttatgatggaagacatgcattaagaaaatgaagctctgagtatttttttattcaaattgttgttttaactaaaaaatgcatttagaaaAAGATCTTATACGTGATGTAAAAAAGTACACTgggtgggtcacaagctccctgttctgctcagctctgatgcatccacatgcagaaacaaatagatccatggacgtctttgttttccccgtctgagctggaatctggatctaaactgtacggctggattgctcctatattgctcgccgtttttgttgcactggtaatgttagattgggggtgtgaggggctgtaagctagtgggagagcgtgtaaacaaagggatgcattggaatggagtggagcaggaagcaggATCTAAAATCTCTTCACATATGTCCTCTATCGTGAGAAAACGGaccatgtcaaaaacacagtcTTAGAGTTGAGCATCACATACATCCTGAATCCCTCGTTTCTTTCTGTGAAATTCCCCCGGCTCATTGGGAATGTGTGATCTTTCCGCAGGTCTCTCATCAAACCATGGAGGAAAAAGTAGAAATCCCTCTTGAGGATTTTCCATTCATTCAGCGATATAGAGAGGATCTGAGTGAAGTCATAAACAGCAAGTTCGGTTGTGTGGTCACCTTTGAAGGAGTGGACGGTGCTTTCAGTGGTACAAAGTACAGTAAGGCTCCggttaaaccagagaaaaggTCTGAGCATACGCTGAGTTCTGGCGTGGTGGTTTCAGTCTGGAAGGCTGATCTCAGCTGTTTCGGTCCCGCTGAGGCTGTCGTAAATGCTGCTAACAGTCATCTCAGTCATGGAGGTGGTCTGGCTCAGGCTTTGTCTGATGCTGGTGGTCCTCAGATTCAACAAGACAGCCAAGATCATATCAAATATCACGGCCCCTTGAAAAAAGGAGATGCAGTTGTTTTGAATGCGGGGTTATTACCATACAAGAAGATAATTCACGCTGTGGGTCCTGATCTGTCATTTAACCCTAGTAGATCTGACGTAAAAGATGCTGAGCCACTTTTGAGAAAAGCCATCGAGAACATCCTGAAAAGAGTGGCAGAAGAACGTCTGTCCTCTGTTGCTATACCTGCAGTAAGTTCTGGGTTATTCTACTACCCGCTGCCAGAATGTGCACAGACCATAGTGTCAACTGTGAAAAGTTATTTAGAGGGCCCGTCCAATGGAAAACATCGTCCCAAAGAGGTCTTCTTTGTCAACAACGATGAGCCCACGGTCCGCGAAATGGAGAGGGCTTGTCGGCAAATCCTGGGGTCTGGACCATCTTCATACAGCAATGCGGTGCAGAACACCAGAGGTGCAAGCAGAGACCAAGATCTTACCGTCCAGATCGGACAAGTCTCTCTGACTCTGAAGATGGAATTAATTCAAGACCAGCAAGTAAGAAATGTCCTCATGCATTGATGTCTGTACAGTTATGCTTTTAGTTTGAAGTAGTTCTTCTGAGTATCACAGGGTTCTTGTCGTTTTGAGCTTCGTTTATGGTCCAGGTGGACACccccacattttctttttcttcaaacagctttaaaaaacattcCACATCATGATAttgagatgtaaaaaaaaaaaaggataataaagaaaataacctAAGGCAGATGTGTGGCAAATCAGTGAAGCTCTTGAGTCTTCATGTAAGGAGGCGGGAGTATCATGGTGTTGGGCTGTTTTTCAGAGGAGACGGGCTCACTGCACATAGGAGACAGAAGCAAGAAAACTTTAGACGATAAATAATTAATGTTGCTGCTTTAATAAATCGTACAAATGCACATCGTGCTGAAAAAGTCAAATGATACCAATTTCATCTGCTAACGACAAATGAAAATGCTGAGTTTGCTAGAAGCTACATAAGTGATCACACTTAATGAGGTGGACTTTCCGAAAGCGCCCATactttgctttgctttgcttgGAACGGTTCACTCCACCGCTTTGTCCATTCATTTCTAATAATGAACACCTGGAAGGAGATTATCCCACCATTGTCCGGGTGAATAcccgattctgattggctgctgggtgtgcattaaaaagtgataacgcacagggataatgcacacctaaaaaaagtagttccggtcacctagcttaaatgctctgtatcactgcactggcttctttgaaacaaactttagcttcatcatctggacaaagacaagcagaaagcggtgaactttctctctgatctgatgctttatttaacccgtCATGacggatggttcaggcttccacagcgtgTGTTAATTTCAGaaaatgcacacttcgtcggtcATTAACCCTTACAAACTACGAAGGAAAGGCTTTTTTCAAAGTAACTATATCCACAATGAATTCTTAGACCGCTTTACTGCAAGAAAAATCCACCATGAGGTTTTGATTTGGATTtgatacatttcattttaagcATTTATTGTAGTcaacacaataaaagaaatcACATAGATGTATAAAACTTGTTATAGAAATGGTAAGgtggggtggccgtggtgcagaggtagagcagaGGTGTCGCCgcttcagctgctcctgatggttataggttggcgcctgtgcagcagcggagccgccatctgtgtgtgtgcacgtgggtgaatgggactgtgactgtatgGTTTTTGTTGTTCCAGTTACCAACTGATATTTAGGCAATAAGATAGGACACCATTTGTGCTAAtctaactaaaacaaacaaaggggAGTGATCTTAGTGAACTTTCCAGTCAAGaatcaaagaaaaagtctgtttttgactgatgttttttgttctttcagaCAGACGTCATTGTGAACACTGCTTCAGAAAACCGAGACCTAAAGCTTGGAGGAGTTTCTAAGGCTTTGCTGCAAAAAGCAGGTTCTAAAATGCAAAATGAATTGTACAGCGCAAAGCAAAACCGTTACATAATTTCCACAAAAGGCTACAACCTGATGTGTAAAGATGTTTATCACACATTTTGTGTTCACAAGCGGGATAGAGACTCACAGAAGGTAAAGTAAAAGTGTGTATTGGTGAGTGGAATCTTGCTGGAAATATCACGTGTAGttaccatttttttctgttttcacagaTCCTTTCTCAGTCTGTAACTGAATGTTTATGGACAGCAGCATCAGCACAACACAAGTCCATCTCCTTTCCTGCTATTGGAACAGGAAACCTGGGATTCTCTGAGACTGAAGCTGCCCGCATCATGCTGGATGCGGTGCAGAACTTTTCTCAAAACTGTCCGTCCCCAATGGCAGTTTACTTTGTCATTCATCATTCTGACCAAAAAGTCTTCCAGGTATTTTCACTGTAATGTCCAGAAGGAGAAGCTACACTGTTTGAGGTTGACTGTAGAGTTCAGTACATTTGAAACCCAAAAGCATTGAGATTTCTAAGATTTACATTTTCAATCACTGTCTGTTTTTAGGCTTTTAAggatgaaatgaaaaacatccagaaacaaTCCCCCAAACCCAACTTTGAACAAGGTAAATCTAAAAGATTTTAATTACCTGTTTCCTCCTAAATCAGTGGTCCCCGACCCCCAGGCCGGGTCAGGGTTAGGGTACTGGTCCGTAGCTCACTTAGTACCAGGCCTCGGTTTATTTTATGATTCTGAAGgacgttttattttggaaaactacctgATTAAGTCGTCCACATTCATCTATGATTTCCACAATTCAAGAAATTTGtcttaaaaacatttgctaCCTTCTTAAATTAAAAGCCCCAAGCGAACAAAGTTGCGTCTTTAGAACGTTTCTTTGGGGAGAAAGGAGCCATTTCTAAACTTAATGTCTTGCAGTggcattttaatttgaataaaattgagtttttctGAAATCGTaagcttaaataaataaaacgccAGCTTTGGCCTCGTTCTGACTGGTCTGTGAAAATGTTCTCTGTGGCCTAAAcgaggttggggaccactgtccTGAATGAGAAGGTTTTCAGAGAAGTGACTTTTGGTTTTCCTGCTTCTTCCATCAGCAACGCAGATCACAGATTTCTCCCCAAGCAGCAGGAAGCCACAGATCACCCTGGAAGGTCCTTCCAAAGAGTCCACACGCGAAGCTGAAAAGTGGCTGAAGGACTTGCTCAACGCCTCTTCACAAGTCATAATCTACAACAACTTCATCCAgcattttggcaaaaaagaaTCCCAGCTCTTGTACCGTTGGAACAGCGATGGAGTTTCCATCAAACTGTTTCTCAGTCAAGGTCATGCATGCATCACAATTGAAAGCAAGTCCAAGGAAAAGCTGGTCGGTGCGGTGGTGAAGGTGGAGGCCATGCTCTGCCGAGTCAGAAGGGATTTTGTctcagaggaagaaaaagaattgcAGCTTCTATCAGATACAAAAGGACCCTTCAGAAGAGAGCCAGTTCATAAAGACAGCACAGAGTTTTCCCATCAATATTCTGCTTTCAGTGACCACTCACTCCACGTGCTAAAGGTACTCGTGCTAAAAACTCAGTTCtctagttttgttttgtgatttaAAGGCATATTTCTATAAATACAAGCATAAATCCATATATATGATTTAATCAAATGAACTGAAACTACGAGCTGCTGCTTTGGTgtttaaagtttttacttttcagGTGGAACGAGTGAAGAATCCCGCTCTGGAAGTAATGTTTGACATCAAAAAAGTCCAGATGTCCTGCTCCACCACCCAAAGGATGTTTCAGTGCATCTCTGCCCAGTTCTGTGACACGATCTGCAAGATTGGCTTCCATGCAGAGTGTGCTCCTCCTGAAGGTATCCTGAACCTCCTATAACCTTACACTGATGTGAAGGAGCTCCAGGTTAACCCCTAAAGCCAAAGAGAAAGATGAGAACTTCTGGCAGGTCATGCAAAAGTAGGGAAAGCACAAACAAAGAGTAGCAGAAAACAACTGGGATCTATTTCACTATcaaccttaaagacccaccgTGACACTtctcgtgtttttaacatgttctcgtgacattttctgatgaaggatgaggaagaaaattaagcttaaaattgcattgctaatgaactcctggaaaacgacagtttaaaaaaagcttttagctaaaaacagcattatagtaattaaaaagaccactgcgaacgcttttacaatagatcaaacgcTGCTCAGTGTGGGTCTGTCGGGTTGAATTCATTGTTCTAAAGGTTTTCTGTAGCTTCCTTTGAGAGGAGCTTACAGCTGTGAGGAGCATAGAGCTTTTCTCAGTGTAGACTCCAGGAGAAAATAGCCAAATGAGAGTAAATGCagcattctcttttttttttctgtaatgtaTAGGATACGGATACGTATGGAAAAATCTAGTCCTACAGTAACAGCAGTATTCGTTCAAAGCAACAGAGATGATCATGTTAGGTATTATAACCGATCAGgaatgaaataatcaatatcTGGCTAGCTACTCTTTCGGTTGTGTTCTCGTCTTTGTCTTTTTATGAACATGTGATGAAAGCAACCAGAAGCTTGTTTCTACTGAATCAGATCTGAAGGTAAAACCACAGCGACGGATGTTTGTTGAGCTTCAGTCCCAACTGACCTTCCGGGTGAATACGGGCTAAAAATGGACAAAActgtacggggcacgcaggCGGCCCACTCACAGTAATCTGTCAAGTTCATAGATGaaccagaaagaaaatgttaatgcacatttttttctaccgGTATGTTTCGAGTGACGGGTGAACACGTAAGGGTGAGACACAGGCGTTACAGAACTCTTTATTCTCAGCTCTTCATATAATgcctgaataaaataaaaatacctttttttaaccagaaaCAACATGTAGGTAGAAGAATTGGACTGTGTCGTATCGCCACAATGTTAGTtggcgtttttttttccatgcatCGATCCGTGGACCATGTGCATCATATGAGAGGTAAAGACAAACAaccctgtttttctgtttgcagaCCCTTTGTATGGAGAGGGCATCTACTTTACTGACAGTATAAAAGAGGCCCTGAAAgtgtggaggagaaaaaaggaagaagagtTTGTGTACTTTGTGGAGGCGGAGGTGCTGACAGGAAAGTCCACAAAGGGGGAGCGGGGCCTGATTCTGCCTCCGCCTGTGGGGAAAGATCCAGACAAATTGTTCGACAGCGTGAGCGGAGGATATGGTACCTCTGTCATTTTCAGTGGTTATCAGGCCCTGCCCAGGTTCATCATCACCTGCCAGAGAAGATGAAGGAATAAAGATCCTATATCGATGTTGAAACTGCAGGTAAATAATCCCAGCAGCAGTGATTTATCAGTGATTTTTCTGTAAACTGACATGTTGGAAGAGCATATGATCATACAATGTTTAACATAAGCATCTAAATAccaaaatatggatttatatttgggttgttttcattttggggCTGTTTTGTTAAACCAAGAATGAAGATTAAAGGGTGGGATTTACTAATGTAGCCACAGGCAGTGTCTCATTTAGTGTAAAGAGAAATCTACATATTGGTTATAAATTATaggttaaaaaacaattaaagcagaatgtttaaaagaaaagcctCTTCTGTTATTACCTTCCTTAAAGCTCAATACCATCCAGGTATTTATATCAACTGAAgtgtttcttttgcttttaaatgcTTTTCATGAATCTCAGAGGAcgacattacttttttttttatgaccagACACGTGAAAAAGAATCAAAATGGGATCCTTTCACTACATTTTAATTAGAGTTTGACAAATAAGTTAAGATCTTTTCAGCGCACAAGACAACATTTCCAACAATGGCGCTAAAAAATtcctatattaaaaaaaatcagaactaCTATTTACATGAAAATGCGCACAACTGAGCTAACGGGAAGCTTGAACATGGCCTACGGAAAGCAGTATTACAACAGTAACATATCTGGATGATTGTCTGCAAAAGTGGCAGAAAAATGGCCGCTTAGATGCAACACAGCAGTTTCTGAGTGGCCTCTCACAGTTTCACCCCGACCGCTCCAGCTGGTCCGACGAAGAGTTTTTACCGTAAGGACATCAGGCCACTCTGGTGCTGCTACATTCAAGGACTCTTTCTGAGTCCCGGTGAATAAAGCTTTACAACA contains:
- the parp9 gene encoding poly [ADP-ribose] polymerase 9, translating into MEEKVEIPLEDFPFIQRYREDLSEVINSKFGCVVTFEGVDGAFSGTKYSKAPVKPEKRSEHTLSSGVVVSVWKADLSCFGPAEAVVNAANSHLSHGGGLAQALSDAGGPQIQQDSQDHIKYHGPLKKGDAVVLNAGLLPYKKIIHAVGPDLSFNPSRSDVKDAEPLLRKAIENILKRVAEERLSSVAIPAVSSGLFYYPLPECAQTIVSTVKSYLEGPSNGKHRPKEVFFVNNDEPTVREMERACRQILGSGPSSYSNAVQNTRGASRDQDLTVQIGQVSLTLKMELIQDQQTDVIVNTASENRDLKLGGVSKALLQKAGSKMQNELYSAKQNRYIISTKGYNLMCKDVYHTFCVHKRDRDSQKILSQSVTECLWTAASAQHKSISFPAIGTGNLGFSETEAARIMLDAVQNFSQNCPSPMAVYFVIHHSDQKVFQAFKDEMKNIQKQSPKPNFEQATQITDFSPSSRKPQITLEGPSKESTREAEKWLKDLLNASSQVIIYNNFIQHFGKKESQLLYRWNSDGVSIKLFLSQGHACITIESKSKEKLVGAVVKVEAMLCRVRRDFVSEEEKELQLLSDTKGPFRREPVHKDSTEFSHQYSAFSDHSLHVLKVERVKNPALEVMFDIKKVQMSCSTTQRMFQCISAQFCDTICKIGFHAECAPPEDPLYGEGIYFTDSIKEALKVWRRKKEEEFVYFVEAEVLTGKSTKGERGLILPPPVGKDPDKLFDSVSGGYGTSVIFSGYQALPRFIITCQRR